A window of the Equus asinus isolate D_3611 breed Donkey chromosome 20, EquAss-T2T_v2, whole genome shotgun sequence genome harbors these coding sequences:
- the LOC106836051 gene encoding immunoglobulin iota chain-like, producing MSWAPVLLALLAHCSGCGPHPVLNQPPSVSSSLGTTVHLACTMSSDHDVGIYNIYWYQQRPGHPPRFLLRYFSHSDKSQGPKIPPRFSGSKDLAKNTGYLSISELQYEDEAVYFCAVAAQNLDREMDRERREEKQPAPSGPQAPQDTLTMN from the exons ATGTCCTGGGCTCCTGTCCTGCTGGCGCTCCTCGCCCACTGCTCAG GTTGTGGCCCTCATCCGGTGCTGAATCAGCCACCATCTGTGTCCTCATCCCTTGGAACCACAGTCCACCTGGCCTGCACCATGAGCAGCGACCATGATGTCGGCATTTACAACATCTACTGGTACCAGCAGAGGCCCGGCCACCCTCCAAGATTCTTGCTGAGATATTTTTCCCACTCAGACAAGAGCCAGGGCCCCAAGATCCCTCCTCGCTTCTCTGGATCCAAAGACTTGGCAAAGAACACGGGGTATTTGAGTATCTCTGAGCTGCAGTATGAGGATGAGGCTGTGTACTTctgtgctgtggcggcccagAACTTGGACAGGGAGATGGAcagggaaaggagggaagaaaagcagCCTGCTCCTTCAGGGCCCCAGGCACCCCAGGACACGCTTACCATGAACTAA